Part of the Candidatus Rokuibacteriota bacterium genome, TCATCGGCGACCTGCCAACGGCGCTCTGGTGGGCGACGCCCGAGGCGCCGCCCCGGGGCGGCGAGGTGTTCGCCGAGCTGGCCGACCTGACGCACCAGGTGATCTACGACAGCCTCGGGTGGCCGGACCCGCCGCGCCACATGGTCGCCACCGCGACCTGGGCGACGGGCGAGCGGATACGTCAGGCGGTCTCCGACTTGGCCTGGCGCCGCCTGAAGCTCTGGCGGCGCCTGCTGGCCCAGGCGCTGGATCCGGCTGTCGCGCCCGGGGTTCTGGAGACCGTTCGCGAAGTCGCCGTCCAGCACGGGCCCCACGCGATGACCCAGGCCTGGCTCCTCACCGGCTGGCTCGCCCTGCGCCTCGGCTGGCGCCCCGGGGGAGGGAAGGTGATCGGCGGGACGGAGGCGGTCTGGCAGTTCCAGGCGCCTCACGGCGTGGTCCCGGTGACGATCCACCGGCTCGGCGAGGGCCAGGCCGAGATCGAGACGGTACGGGTCGTCGGCGCGCCGCGCGGGAAATCGACCACGCTCTCCTGCGCCAACGCCGGCCCCGGGCGGCTCGCCGTCACCTCCGACGCCGCGCCCGCGGTGGTCAGGACGCTGAGCGCGCCCCCCCAGGACCGGGCAGACCTCGTCGCCCGGCAGCTCCCCGACCTGGCGCGCGACCAGCTTTTCCAGGACTGCCTGACCTTCGCCCGGGCCATGGCGCAGACCCTGCTCCGGTGAGCTGACGATGAGCAGCGTAAGAGCGAAGGTGGTGCGGCTCGCCGACGCCGAGGCTGTGAGCGCGGCTGCCGCCCGTGACTTCGTCGCGCTCTCGCGCGACGCGGTAGCGGCGCGCGGCAGCTTCACGGTCGCGCTCTCCGGCGGCTCCACGCCCCGCCGGCTCTACCAGCTCCTGGCCGAGGCCCCGTACCGGAGCGAGGTCGCGTGGGAGCGCGTGGAGTTCTTCTGGGGCGACGAGCGCGCGGTCCCCCCCGACCATCCGGATTCGAACTACCGGATGGCGGCCGTGGCGCTTCTCGAAAAGATCGGAGCTGCCGCCGACAGGATCCACCGGATCCAGGCGGAGCGGGCAGACCGGGACGCGGCAGCCCGTCACTACCAGCTCGAGATCGCGCGCGTGTTCGGCGTCAACCCCGACGGCCCGCCACCGGCGCTCGATCTCGTGCTCCTCGGCATGGGTCCAGACGGCCACACCGCGTCCCTCTTCCCCCACACCGCCGCGCTGCGCGAGGGGCGCGGGTGGGTGATGACCCACTTCGTCGAGCGGCTCGGGGCCGAGCGGATCACGCTGACCGTCCCGGTCCTGAACCGGGCGAGGGAGATCCGCTTCCTCGTGGCGGGCTCAGACAAGGCGGCGACGCTCCGGGCCGTGCTTGAGGGTCCCCGTGATCCGGAGAGGCTGCCGTCGCAGCTCATCCGGCCCGAGGCGGGGCGCCTGGTCTGGCTCGTGGACCGGGCAGCGGCGGCCGAGCTCGGCACCGTGGAGGGACGGGTGTGAGCGAGATCGCCCTGACGCTCGCCAGCCACCTCCGCACCACCGAGGGCGCCGAGGCAGCCGACCTCGCCGTCGTCCTGACGCAGCTGGCGCTCGCCGGCAAGCTGATCGCCCGCGAGCTGGCCCGCGCCGCCCTGGTGGGCCAGCTCGGGACGACAGGCGAGACCAACGTCCAGGGCGAGGCGGTGAAGAAGCTCGACGTCTGGGCCAACGACGCCGTGACCGACGCGCTCGAGGCCACGGGGCGGGTGTGCACGCTGGTCTCCGAGGAGATGGCCGAGCCGCTCCACCTGGACCGGCACTGCCCCCGCGCGCGGTACGTCGTCTGCTTCGACCCGGTGGACGGCTCGTCGAACCTCGACATCAACGGCATCGTCGGCACGATCTTCTCGGTCCGCCGTCGCCGGGGCACCGGGCCCGAGCACGTCCGCCCCGACGCCCTCCAGCCGGGGACGGCGCAGGTCGCAGCCGGCTACGTCATGTACGGCACGAGCACGATCCTGGTCTACACGGCCGGCGACGGCGTCCGCGGCTTCACCCTCGACCCGACGATCGGCGAGTTCGTTCGCTCCCACGACCGGATCCGGATCCCGCCCCGCGGGAAGATCTACAGCGCCAACGAGGGGAACGCGCCCCGCTGGGAGCCGGGCGTCCGGCGGTACATCGACCACCTCAGGGTCCCGGACGCGGCGACCGGGCGCCCCTACACGGCGCGCTACGTCGGGTCCATGGTGGCGGACGTCCACCGGACCCTCCTCGAGGGCGGCATCTTCCTCTACCCGGCGGACACCGCACCCGGCGGGAAGGCCACGGGCAAGCTGCGGCTGCTCTACGAGGCCGCGCCGATGGGCTTCGTCACCGAGCAGGCCGGCGGCAAGGCGAGCACCGGACGCGAGCGAATCCTGGAAATCCAGCCCACGTCCGTCCACGAGCGCGTGCCGCTCGTGATCGGAAGCCCCGAGGATGTGACGCTGGCCGAGGAGTTCATCGCAGGGCGCCGCTGAGGCGACCGGTCGTTCGAGCCGAGGGAGTTCGGAGGAGCCGCAGGCGACGACACTCACGAGGCGAGTCCCGAGTAGATTTTCGAGCCGAGGGGCTTCGGCCCTGCCGTAGGCAGGCCCGCCACGAGGCGAGACCCGGTTAAAGGAGGCTTCACATGACCGAGCGCGTGCGAGAGATCCTGAGCTGGTACGGAAGCGACAACCCCGGCACGCTGACGAACCTGGCGCGCCTGCTCACCCACGGGACCCTGGCCGGCACCGGCAAGCTCGTCATCCTGCCCGTGGACCAGGGCTTCGAGCACGGGCCGGCGCGGAGCTTCGCCCCGAACCCGCCCGCCTACGATCCGCGCTACCACTTCGAGCTCGCGATCGAGTCCGGGTGCAACGCCTACGCCGCGCCGCTCGGCTTCCTCGAGGCGGGGGCGCGGGAGTTCGCCGGCCAGGTGCCGCTGATCCTCAAGCTGAACGACCACGACGTCCTCCTGGAGGAGCGGGATCCGATGCAGGCCCTGACCGGGAGCGTCCGCGACGCACTCCGCCTGGGGTGCGTCGGGATCGGCTTCACGATCTATCCCGGCTCGATGCACCGGCTCGACATGTACAGCCAGATCCGCGCCCTCGCCGAGGAGGCCAAGCAGCACGGCCTGGTGGTGGTGATCTGGTCCTACCCGCGGGGGTCGGGCCTCTCCAAGGAGGGCGAAACGGCAATCGACGTCACGGCCTACGCGGCCCACATCGCCGCCCAGCTCGGCGCCCACATCATCAAGGTCAAGCTCCCGTTGGCGCACGTCGAGCAGCCGGCAGCCCGGAAGGTCTACGAGCAGCAGGCGATCGCGGTGGGCACGCTCAGCGAGCGGGTCCGCCACGTGGTCCAGGCGACCTTCAACGGGCGCCGCGTGGTGATCTTCTCCGGGGGCCCGGCTGAGAAGGACGAGGTGGTCCTCGAGGAGATCCGGGCCATCCGCGACGGCGGCGGCTTCGGCTCGATCATCGGCCGGAACTCGTTCCAGCGGAAGAAGCCCGAGGCCCTGAAGTTCCTGCGCACGATCATGGACATCTATGCCGGAACGCTCAAGTAGTCGTCCGGCGCGGCGCCCCCGGTCGCTCACGATCCTCGCCGGCGACGTCGGGGGGACCAAGACGGCCCTGGCCCTCTTCGAGGAAACCGCCACCGGGCCCGCCCTCGTCCGCGAAGAGGCGCTCCCGAGCCGTCAGTTCCCGAGCCTCGAGGCCGCGATCGGCCGCTTCCTGGAGGCCGGTCCTCCCTGCACCGTGAGCGCAGCCTGCTTCGGTGTTGCGGGCGCGGTCGTGGACGGGCGCTCCTTCCCGACCAACCTCCCGTGGGAGCTGGACGAGGGGCCCCTGGCCCAGGCGATCCCGGCGCCGCGGGTAAAGCTGATCAACGACCTCGAGGCGGCCGCCCACGGGGTCCTGCACCTGCCGACGCACGAGCTACTCACGCTCCAGGAGGGGAGCCCCCGCCGCGGGAACATGGTCCTGATCGCGGCCGGCACCGGGCTCGGCGAGGCCCTTCTCGTCTGGGATGGCAAGCGCCATTCGGTCGTCGCCTCCGAGGGCGGACACGGGGACTTCGCCCCGCGGAGCGACCTCGAGATCGAGCTCCTCCGCTTCCTCACGAAGGAGTTCGAGCGGGTGAGCTACGAGCGGGTGCTATCGGGACCGGGGCTCTTCAACATCTACCGCTTCCTCCGCGAGAGCGGCTACGCGTCGGAGCCCCAGTGGCTGCGTGAGCGGATCGAGAAGGGAGATCCGAGCGAGGTCGTGTCCGAGGCGGGGCTCGCGGGCCGGGACCCGCTCTGCATGAAGGCCCTGGAGCTGTTCGTGTCGATCTACGGGGCCGAGGCGGGGAACCTCGCCCTCAAGGCGCTCGCCGTGGGCGGCGTCTTCGTCGGCGGCGGGATTGCCCCGAAGATCCGGGCAAAGCTCGCCGACGGCACCTTCATCGCGGCGTTCCGCGACAAGGGGCGGCTCTCACGGGTGATCGCTGAAATGCCGGTCCGCGTGGCGCTCAACCCTCGGGCCCCCCTGCTCGGCGCAGCCCGGGTCGCGCGCCAGCTCGTCGTCACGGGCTGATCCCGCCGCCGCGGGTACCCGCGCGGCCGAGGGAATTATCCTTTTTCAAACCGCACGACGGATCGTATGCCGATGTCTAGTCGGCGATCCCTGCTCGGCAAGGAGCTTGAACCAGCCATTGGCGAAGGATATGTCGGCCGCGCCTTCGCGCTGTCATTTCCTGCCGACTACAAGGCAGAACGGCTCGTGGCAACGATTCTGACTGCATATTTTGACGAGAGCGGCACGCACGCGGGCGCGAAGGCTGTGTCGGTTGCTGGTTACGTTTCGACAGTAAAAGCATGGGAGTCATTCGAAAGAGAGTGGCGGGAGAGTTTGGCAATTTACAACATCGATCACTTCCACATGACCGACTTCGTTGCTGGCCAGGGGCAGTTCACGAACTGGCCGAAGCAAAAGAAACGCTCGCGGCTTCGAAAACTAATAGACGCCGCAAATCGCCATGCGCTAGCGGCAATTGGCATTGTAATTCCGGCGAACCTATATCAACGGCTTTCGGAACAGGATCGGGCTGTCTGTGATAGTCCTTATCGCATCGCAGCAATGCAGTGTTGCGCAGAGATTAGACGATGGTTAGAGACGTTTGACTCAAATGCCGAGGTGGCGTACGTGTTTGAAGCTGGTGCGAAGGGGGCTGGAAAAGTTGCCGAATTCTTTCGTGCGGCGATGGACGAGAAAGCAGCCAAAGAACACCTTCGCATTCTCTCGTTCAAGTTTGAAGATAAAAAGCGGTCCGCCCCGCTTCAAGCAGCAGACATTCTCGCGTGGGAGCTATATCGGAATGTTCCAAGCATTCGGGGCATGGACTCACGAGCGCCTCGGATCAAGGACTATAACCGACTACGCCGCGCTAAGTTTTCCACATTTCGGTATCCAACTCTTGACCATCTGAAGACGATGGTGGGTGTGATTCTTGGGATGAATCTGTCAGCGGGTAAAAACTAAGTTATGAATGACGAGGTTTTGACCGCCGCGACTTCTTCCGTCGTTTCTCTGGAGGTGGAGGAGTGGCGAGTACGGCGGAAACGGGCTGATCGACCGAGAGCGGATGGAGAGAGAGTGCCTTTAGCGGCCTCGGCTTTTCCCCTTTCACGCCATGAGCGTACCACTCTATTTTCTATTATCAGAACGCCAAGGTCCAAAACCCCTCAACCCGTTGTAAACGAGTTGAAAATGAGTCCGCGCCGAAGGCGTGGGTGGCTCCCCTCCGAGGATTCTGGCGCGGGCTTCGCCCGCGCAACCGATTCCTGGGGGAGGCCTCGGAGGGGGCCGTCGAGGCCCCCTCCGATTGTCTTAGCGGGCCCCCACCGCCACCGGAACCGCCAGGAAGGTCTCGAGGGCGACGAGGACGTGGTCGGGGACCTTGACGAACTCCACGCCAGCCCTGACCACCTCCCCGACCCGCGCGGCGCGGCGAGCCACCCCTTCGAGCGACACACCCGCGTTTCTTCCGGGAAGACGGAAGGAGATCTCGATCCTCTCTCCCGCCGCGATCTCCAGGGCGGTGGCGAGGCCGCACCCGCCCGTGCTCAGATCCACGATCGTCCCCTCGCCGCGCTCCGCGGCGGGTGCTCCCGGGCGAAACCGGGCAATGGTCGCCGGAATGGCGGTCGGACGGCGCGGGAAGCGGCGGAGCGAGAGGCCGTCGAGATCGAGGACTTCCTCGAGAGCCTTCGCATACCCCTTCTGCCACTCCAGCGCGGTGAAGGCGGACTCGCCCTGCCGCCCGAGGTACTCCAGGCTCGCCCGAGTCTGAGCGAGCTTGGCCAGCAAGACCTCTCGTAGGGAAGTCATCGTTCCCCCTCCTCTCGGGCCTCGCCTCGTGGCTCTCCTCGCCTGCGGCTCGTCGGGAGCCCCTCGGCTCGAAGATCTATTCGGGACCACAGCACCGGTTACGCCCCTGCCGGCCGACCCCGGGCTGCGAGGACTCCCCGGACGGCCTCGATCAGGTCCGACAGCCTGAACGGCTTCTGAAGAAAGGCATCCGCCCCGCTCTCCTCGAGCGAGGGATCCTCCGGCCGGATGCCCCAGCCGCTGTAGAGGACCACCACGGGCGGCGGCTCCTGGGCGCGGGCGGTCTGGGCCACCTGCCAGCCCGGGATCTCGGGCATGACGATGTCGGCGAGGACCAGCTCGTAGGCCTCGCGCCCGAGGCACGCGAGCGCCTCGGCGCCTCCGGCCGCTCCGTGGGGCTTGCAGCCCTCGGCCGCGAGCAGCTCGACCAGGACATCGCGGAAGAACGGATCATCGTCCACCACGAGGACCCGCCATTGCCGGAAGGCCGGCAGCAGCGCGTCCATCCCCGCCGGGACCTCAGCGGCCGGAAGGCTGACGGTCACCGAGGTCCCCGCCCCCAACCCGCCCTCGATGGCGAGCTCACCGCCGTGGCGGCGGATGATCTCCAGCGACACGCTGAGCCCGAGGCCGGTCCCGCCGGCCTTCGTCGTGAAGAACGGGGTGAAGAGCTGCGCCCTGACCGCCTCGGGAATCCCGACCCCGGTGTCCCGCACCCGGACGAGGACGTTACCGCGATCGAGCCGGCTCTCGAGCGTGAGGACGCCTCCCTTCGGCATCGCCTCGATCGCGTTGACGATCAGGTTCATCAGCACCTCGAGCAGCTCGGCCGGCCGGCCGACGACGGGAGGTACCTCGCCGAGCTCCTGGCGGATCTCGATCGTCGCCGACCGGACCAGGGCGTCCCGGATCAGGGGATCGGTGAGGCCCACCACCTCGCGCACCAGCGCGTTGACGTCCACGCGCGTGACGAGCGGTTCCGCGGACTCGCGCATGAACCCGCGCAGGCGCTTGAGGATCTCGCTCCCACGGGTCACGTTGCGGGCGATGCTCTCGAGGCCGTCGCTGAGCTGGTCGACCGTCAGGCGGTCGATCTCGACGCACCGACGGAGGAGGCTGGTGCGACCGAGGAGCGTGGTGAAGAGGTTGTTCAGGCTGTGAAAGACCCCTCCCGTCATCCGACGAATCGTCTCGGCCTTCTCGATCTGCTGAGCCTGGCGGGCCCGGAACGTGAGGAGCTCC contains:
- the glk gene encoding glucokinase is translated as MPERSSSRPARRPRSLTILAGDVGGTKTALALFEETATGPALVREEALPSRQFPSLEAAIGRFLEAGPPCTVSAACFGVAGAVVDGRSFPTNLPWELDEGPLAQAIPAPRVKLINDLEAAAHGVLHLPTHELLTLQEGSPRRGNMVLIAAGTGLGEALLVWDGKRHSVVASEGGHGDFAPRSDLEIELLRFLTKEFERVSYERVLSGPGLFNIYRFLRESGYASEPQWLRERIEKGDPSEVVSEAGLAGRDPLCMKALELFVSIYGAEAGNLALKALAVGGVFVGGGIAPKIRAKLADGTFIAAFRDKGRLSRVIAEMPVRVALNPRAPLLGAARVARQLVVTG
- a CDS encoding PilZ domain-containing protein — protein: MTSLREVLLAKLAQTRASLEYLGRQGESAFTALEWQKGYAKALEEVLDLDGLSLRRFPRRPTAIPATIARFRPGAPAAERGEGTIVDLSTGGCGLATALEIAAGERIEISFRLPGRNAGVSLEGVARRAARVGEVVRAGVEFVKVPDHVLVALETFLAVPVAVGAR
- a CDS encoding response regulator — protein: MGLSMVQDEPKGRMLRVGLVGAGRGGTALLQLFASAPSVRVVAVADPNPEAPGLQMARAAGIPVVGSHREIFAHAPQIVVEVTGRPEVLEELARTKPAEVEVVGAQSARLFWELLTFRARQAQQIEKAETIRRMTGGVFHSLNNLFTTLLGRTSLLRRCVEIDRLTVDQLSDGLESIARNVTRGSEILKRLRGFMRESAEPLVTRVDVNALVREVVGLTDPLIRDALVRSATIEIRQELGEVPPVVGRPAELLEVLMNLIVNAIEAMPKGGVLTLESRLDRGNVLVRVRDTGVGIPEAVRAQLFTPFFTTKAGGTGLGLSVSLEIIRRHGGELAIEGGLGAGTSVTVSLPAAEVPAGMDALLPAFRQWRVLVVDDDPFFRDVLVELLAAEGCKPHGAAGGAEALACLGREAYELVLADIVMPEIPGWQVAQTARAQEPPPVVVLYSGWGIRPEDPSLEESGADAFLQKPFRLSDLIEAVRGVLAARGRPAGA
- the pgl gene encoding 6-phosphogluconolactonase, with the translated sequence MSSVRAKVVRLADAEAVSAAAARDFVALSRDAVAARGSFTVALSGGSTPRRLYQLLAEAPYRSEVAWERVEFFWGDERAVPPDHPDSNYRMAAVALLEKIGAAADRIHRIQAERADRDAAARHYQLEIARVFGVNPDGPPPALDLVLLGMGPDGHTASLFPHTAALREGRGWVMTHFVERLGAERITLTVPVLNRAREIRFLVAGSDKAATLRAVLEGPRDPERLPSQLIRPEAGRLVWLVDRAAAAELGTVEGRV
- a CDS encoding class I fructose-bisphosphate aldolase, which translates into the protein MTERVREILSWYGSDNPGTLTNLARLLTHGTLAGTGKLVILPVDQGFEHGPARSFAPNPPAYDPRYHFELAIESGCNAYAAPLGFLEAGAREFAGQVPLILKLNDHDVLLEERDPMQALTGSVRDALRLGCVGIGFTIYPGSMHRLDMYSQIRALAEEAKQHGLVVVIWSYPRGSGLSKEGETAIDVTAYAAHIAAQLGAHIIKVKLPLAHVEQPAARKVYEQQAIAVGTLSERVRHVVQATFNGRRVVIFSGGPAEKDEVVLEEIRAIRDGGGFGSIIGRNSFQRKKPEALKFLRTIMDIYAGTLK
- a CDS encoding glucose-6-phosphate dehydrogenase assembly protein OpcA, with protein sequence MSVEGVMSRPPKPVDLAAIERELASLWRHEDAGDAEHPVVRACMSNLIVACRTGDEAAVIANEIPAIVARHPSRVFLLLMDATADGARLDSYVTTHARVVDGRQQVVSEHITIEARGTATRRVPAVVRQLLIGDLPTALWWATPEAPPRGGEVFAELADLTHQVIYDSLGWPDPPRHMVATATWATGERIRQAVSDLAWRRLKLWRRLLAQALDPAVAPGVLETVREVAVQHGPHAMTQAWLLTGWLALRLGWRPGGGKVIGGTEAVWQFQAPHGVVPVTIHRLGEGQAEIETVRVVGAPRGKSTTLSCANAGPGRLAVTSDAAPAVVRTLSAPPQDRADLVARQLPDLARDQLFQDCLTFARAMAQTLLR
- the fbp gene encoding class 1 fructose-bisphosphatase, yielding MSEIALTLASHLRTTEGAEAADLAVVLTQLALAGKLIARELARAALVGQLGTTGETNVQGEAVKKLDVWANDAVTDALEATGRVCTLVSEEMAEPLHLDRHCPRARYVVCFDPVDGSSNLDINGIVGTIFSVRRRRGTGPEHVRPDALQPGTAQVAAGYVMYGTSTILVYTAGDGVRGFTLDPTIGEFVRSHDRIRIPPRGKIYSANEGNAPRWEPGVRRYIDHLRVPDAATGRPYTARYVGSMVADVHRTLLEGGIFLYPADTAPGGKATGKLRLLYEAAPMGFVTEQAGGKASTGRERILEIQPTSVHERVPLVIGSPEDVTLAEEFIAGRR
- a CDS encoding DUF3800 domain-containing protein, yielding MSSRRSLLGKELEPAIGEGYVGRAFALSFPADYKAERLVATILTAYFDESGTHAGAKAVSVAGYVSTVKAWESFEREWRESLAIYNIDHFHMTDFVAGQGQFTNWPKQKKRSRLRKLIDAANRHALAAIGIVIPANLYQRLSEQDRAVCDSPYRIAAMQCCAEIRRWLETFDSNAEVAYVFEAGAKGAGKVAEFFRAAMDEKAAKEHLRILSFKFEDKKRSAPLQAADILAWELYRNVPSIRGMDSRAPRIKDYNRLRRAKFSTFRYPTLDHLKTMVGVILGMNLSAGKN